From a single Drosophila sulfurigaster albostrigata strain 15112-1811.04 chromosome 3, ASM2355843v2, whole genome shotgun sequence genomic region:
- the LOC133845664 gene encoding mucin-19 isoform X10 has product MDLSLERDSSALGSLFQQIINDMKNTSPLWEDFVAKASKLHTCLRAAIQAIAAYLDAFQKIADAATNSRGASKEIGTALTRVCLRHKAVETRLKTFTSAIMDCLVQPLQDKIEDWKRTVATIDKDHAKEYKRCRSELKKRSSDTLRLQKKARKGQTDNSLQSLMDSHMQDVTLRRAELEEVEKKSLRAAMVEERLRYCSFVHMLQPVVHEECEVMSELGHLQEAMESIALVTKEPSVLPQASEELIHDAKASINLYPESPGGGSGSQGGGCSNSLGSRKSSVCSISSMNSSGSSNSPGHHHYQRSLSQVSNATNQTHAVSTWPPHSQDAVDALPPTADRPHTISTTYEKGHQRPPLTVYTFQNPETIHESNSSGSLIPATVPTGNGSASGQNTPATQKSPAASLSRPPLPVRCSSLERPLSAQSNHRQNSGQNLLQRQCPSPIPAHITKELSAAHHAQQQQQQQQQQQQSQPQQPQTPPTYANLSELAAIKLTNQQQSQQQQQPQTQTQQQHQQQHQPLLQQQSSIDSICSQHSNDSSTSSLQQQLLQHQQSQQAHISNSSSSLNHQQQQQQQQQQSVHGSGLGTRSHSISSSVSTSTASSLHSHPSIDSAVAASLVGCVAGGGGHTNNTNTNTNTSTTTPSSGCSTPQNHYSPLLTNSPTSTAAGTPSGGSIASGLGLGFVYQVSSPTPPASANSTTDVLKITEPGQPTTAEASETTESDERSRASVLQKASMFEKQAAAAAAAPIPTTIAAAVAGGGGGVTTGAVGGVIGGVARRSEELRAVEQQEMDKSFEDSIQALNNLIGELDSFQREIDEGKGKQQQQQQHSSNINSNNISGNNSNSGSNNNNSSNSGASSNTSNDNNNCNTDLLLPSSNIDCCAISNQTNSSGCGTDISDTTSEELAGEEGSLAAARRHQQLGASDSELSRCYVSETSSLTGGILAGGYENPTFAHFAANRDDPYNGSGNGSDSRSLYASAADSISLAASDSVCMSQQPRHAYVDNCSDGGSAVVVIYDHTIPNTPDIEFVKQNSEIVLLRTKDPQQLQLHEMRELQQLPDNLAGSPESPDAASGGGVGGGGRLQPATATVAPAKQRLSSFRASSEQQLQLLGRASPQHRGTDKLRVSEEQRQQPQQPQPQQQQQQQQQLLSDSSSNVAGAVRRKLPPKPISLSIFNGPALDVASSNSSKPVIPRKFDFKADLDAKIRQQKQKVQQQLQQQQQQQQQQQLNSPQQDQQQQQSPQQHSPQSPQNANTATTTTATSTANCNVTNKPAVIASAIASASINQNHRMPNQTSLSSSATSNHAPYKTPTTTATFSSPTSNASASPSSLSASSPGAKLSLPSLSSSSSALSATALPPPHVPAKPTSTPTPTTTTTTPQLPPPTTNSYACSNLNANANANPQAKPCITPRPASLSGGAGGGGGGAAMGSSTRIARRSSINQAKPPPPVRRSSSVTPSPNNVGQPQHQQHSSSNHNSHAYQQQSLSLSNSSEHLPPPPAFMLEATTAYSTSPTPPAAMPSSALKVSETVRALAAMRHQPASPVALRRMHQQQQQQQQLQQQQQQSLLQPMHKPSPNDDAEYEAYYNSYMELHAYAQALPPQQQQQQHQQQQQQQQRFAQQHHTSHQTHHHNHHEQLPPTPPPYHGPPQVDAASFRTSSPSGSIYAQPKLVNNMSSFRTSSPSPNGHAHPLPPTQPKANPNLIAQLNARLNSKQQQQQHQQQQQQHVAEGIYGNAGGVGVGGGESIYMRGGNGLSMSQQQQQQQHYDAAAQATANMRQHQQQHQLQQQQQQHYTCPPPLEDPPPPPIYSATMPKKMARPSVGHSNSNNMGNHLVNAYAAASNSATLPKNILQQQRLQQQQQQQHQQQLQQQQLQQQQYQQPTGINVGNGHANQRPPMPLPQQQQHAQQQQQQQQRQPPIPSRHSSVQQKIFVSTNPFIQTTAVKFHSPSSVHSTPAASPTCGSPASSATMASIYGTTARGGAAHHQQQQQQQYHHQQQQHQQQQQQQQQHYYRDVAGGNSNGGVYYASHNNVHAHGHSNAHAHANANANVNANANAHTPHMPHVQAHHSNYATSTNIEKTGSIRAKTKAEFLENLNAKLAKQGMSGRAFAVRNLINSKALPDPRICHESLMDQIKRGATLKRNQKINDRSAPKIH; this is encoded by the exons CGCTGCCATTCAGGCAATTGCCGCCTATTTGGATGCCTTCCAAAAGATTGCCGATGCGGCCACCAATTCCAGAG GTGCATCCAAGGAGATTGGCACCGCCCTGACCCGTGTTTGTCTGCGCCACAAGGCGGTCGAGACCCGTTTGAAGACCTTCACCAGCGCAATTATGGATTGCCTGGTGCAGCCGCTGCAGGACAAGATCGAGGACTGGAAGCGCACAGTGGCCACCATCGATAAGGATCATGCCAAAGAGTATAAACGCTGTCGCAGTGAACTAAAGAAGCGCTCCAGCGACACGCTGCGTCTGCAGAAGAAGGCACGCAAGGGACAGACGGACAACAGCCTGCAGTCATTGATGGATTCGCACATGCAAGATGTGACTTTGCGACGCGCCGAACTCGAGGAGGTCGAGAAGAAGTCACTACGTGCGGCGATGGTCGAGGAACGATTGCGTTACTGCAGCTTTGTGCACATGCTGCAGCCCGTGGTGCATGAGGAATGCGAGGTGATGTCCGAACTCGGTCATCTGCAG GAGGCTATGGAATCCATTGCTTTGGTCACCAAGGAGCCCAGCGTTTTGCCACAGGCTTCGGAGGAACTGATTCACGATGCCAAGGCTAGCATTAATCTATATCCCGAATCGCCTGGCGGTGGCTCTGGCTCCCAAGGTGGCGGCTGTTCCAATTCCTTGGGCTCACGCAAGAGTTCCGTCTGCTCCATTAGCAGCATGAACAGCAGCGGCTCCAGCAACTCGCCGGGACATCATCACTATCAACGCTCGCTATCGCAG GTTTCGAATGCCACCAACCAGACGCACGCTGTATCCACTTGGCCGCCACATTCCCAGGATGCTGTGGACGCGCTGCCACCGACTGCTGATCGTCCGCATACGATTTCAACCACCTATGAGAAGGGTCATCAGCGTCCGCCATTGACTGTATACACGTTCCAGAATCCCGAGACCATACACGAGtccaacagcagcggcagcctcATACCCGCAACGGTGCCGACTGGCAACGGTTCCGCCTCGGGTCAGAATACGCCGGCAACACAGAAATCGCCGGCAGCATCGCTCAGTCGTCCTCCATTGCCAGTG CGCTGCTCGTCGCTGGAGCGTCCGTTGTCGGCGCAGAGCAATCATCGCCAGAACAGTGGCCAGAATCTGCTGCAGCGTCAGTGCCCCTCACCGATTCCGGCTCATATCACGAAAG AGCTGTCAGCAGCACAtcatgcacaacaacaacagcagcaacagcaacaacagcagcaatcacagccacagcaaccacaaacCCCGCCAACCTATGCTAACCTATCTGAGCTGGCGGCAATCAAACTAACCAATCAGCAAcagtcacagcagcaacagcaaccacagacacagacacaacagcagcatcagcaacaacatcaaccattgttgcagcaacaaagcaGCATTGATTCGATTTGTTCGCAGCATTCGAATGACTCTTCGACAAGTTcgttgcagcaacagttgctgcagcatcagcaatcGCAGCAAGCgcacatcagcaacagcagcagcagcctcaatcatcagcagcaacagcaacaacagcagcagcaatcagtACATGGCAGTGGCCTTGGCACACGCTCCCATTCCATATCGTCGTCGGTGTCCACAAGCACAGCCTCATCGTTGCACTCGCATCCATCCATTGACTCGGCTGTGGCCGCCTCGCTTGTGGGCTGTGTTGCTGGTGGTGGCGGGCATACAAACAACACCAataccaacaccaacacaagCACCACAACGCCCTCGAGCGGCTGCTCAACGCCACAGAATCACTATTCACCACTGTTAACCAACTCACCCACGTCCACTGCTGCAGGTACTCCAAGCGGCGGCAGCATTGCCAGCGGTCTCGGTCTCGGCTTCGTCTATCAGGTCAGCTCACCCACGCCCCCCGCCTCCGCCAACTCCACCACCGATGTGCTAAAGATCACCGAGCCAGGACAACCGACGACAGCCGAAGCCAGCGAAACCACCGAGAGCGATGAGCGTTCTCGTGCCTCGGTGCTGCAGAAGGCATCCATGTTTGAGAAGCAggcagcagccgctgcagcagctccaATCCCCACAACTATAGCTGCAGCTGTAGCTGGCGGTGGAGGAGGAGTCACAACCGGAGCAGTTGGCGGAGTCATTGGTGGCGTTGCTCGACGCTCGGAGGAACTGCGCGCTGTGGAGCAACAGGAAATGG ACAAATCTTTCGAAGACTCGATTCAAGcacttaacaatttaattggcGAATTAGACTCTTTTCAACGTGAGATCGATGAGGGCAAgggcaagcagcagcagcaacaacagcacagcagcaacatcaacagcaacaacatcagtggcaacaatagcaacagcggcagcaacaacaataacagcagcaacagcggtgccagcagcaacaccagcaacgacaacaacaactgcaacactGATCTCCTGCTacccagcagcaacatcgactGCTGTGCCATCAGCAACCAGACGAACTCCAGTGGCTGTGGCACCGATATCTCCGACACCACGTCGGAGGAACTGGCCGGCGAGGAAGGCAGTCTGGCAGCAGCCAGGCGACATCAGCAACTGGGTGCCAGCGACTCGGAGCTGAGTCGTTGCTATGTGAGCGAGACGAGTTCGCTGACCGGCGGCATATTGGCTGGTGGCTATGAGAATCCCACGTTCGCGCACTTTGCCGCCAATCGTGATGATCCCTACAATGGCAGCGGCAATGGCAGCGACAGTCGATCGCTGTACGCCTCGGCGGCCGATAGCATTTCGTTGGCTGCATCCGACAGCGTGTGCATGAGCCAGCAGCCGCGACATGCGTATGTGGACAATTGCAGTGATGGCGGCAGTGCTGTCGTTGTGATCTATGACCATACTATACCCAATACGCCGGACATTGAGTTTGTCAAGCAGAACTCGGAGATTGTGCTGTTGCGCACCAAAGATCCgcagcaattgcagttgcacgAAATGCGCGagctgcaacagttgcccGACAATTTGGCTGGCTCACCCGAGTCGCCTGATGCCGCTTCTGGCGGGGGAGTTGGAGGCGGTGGCCGTTTACAGCCGGCCACAGCAACTGTGGCGCCGGCCAAGCAACGCCTCTCATCGTTTCGGGCATCCAGCgagcaacagctgcagttgctgggACGCGCTAGTCCACAACACAGAGGTACGGATAAGCTTAGAGTTAGTGaagagcaacggcaacagccacagcaaccgcagccacaacaacagcagcagcaacagcaacagttgctgagTGATAGCAGCAGTAATGTTGCTGGTGCCGTGCGGCGCAAGCTGCCGCCAAAGCCCATCAGCCTGAGCATATTTAATGGGCCAGCGCTAGATgtggccagcagcaacagcagtaagCCAGTGATACCTAGAAAGTTTGACTTTAAGGCCGATTTAGATGCCAAGATACGCCAGCAGAAACAGaaagtgcagcagcaattgcagcagcagcagcagcagcaacaacaacagcagctcaaCAGTCCGCAACaagatcagcagcagcaacaatcaccACAACAACACTCACCACAGTCGCCCCAAAACgccaacacagcaacaacaacaacagcaacatcaacagcaaactGTAATGTCACTAATAAACCTGCCGTTATTGCAAGCGCAATTGCATCCGCATCCATAAACCAAAATCATAGAATGCCAAATCaaacatcattatcatcatcagcaacatcaaatCATGCGCCATACAAAAcgcccacaacaacagcaacattctCATCACCAACATCAAATGCATCtgcatcaccatcatcattatcagcaAGTTCTCCTGGGGCCAAATTGTCATTgccatcattatcatcatcatcatctgcatTATCAGCAACTGCGCTGCCTCCGCCCCATGTGCCCGCTAAGCCAACGTCCACGCccacgccaacaacaacaacaactacaccaCAACTTCCACCACCCACAACCAATTCATATGCGTGCTCCAATctcaatgccaatgccaatgccaatccCCAAGCCAAACCGTGCATAACGCCAAGGCCGGCATCGCTGTCGG GAGGAGcaggaggcggaggaggaggagcagcaaTGGGCAGCTCAACACGCATCGCACGTCGTTCATCCATTAATCAGGCCAAACCGCCGCCACCGGTGAGACGCAGTTCATCGGTGACTCCAAGCCCCAACAATGTCGGG cagccgcagcatcagcagcacagcagcagcaaccacaactcTCACGCATATCAGCAACAGTCGCTATCGCTGAGCAACTCTAGCGAGCatttgccgccgccgccggcTTTTATGCtggaggcaacaacagcatatTCCACATCGCCCACGCCGCCAGCAGCGATGCCCAGCTCAGCGCTCAAGGTGTCGGAGACAGTGCGTGCTCTGGCCGCCATGCGGCATCAGCCTGCCTCGCCTGTTGCTCTGCGTCGCatgcatcagcagcagcagcaacaacaacaattgcaacaacagcagcaacagtcttTATTGCAG CCCATGCACAAGCCCTCCCCCAACGACGATGCTGAATATGAAGCTTATTATAATTCCTATATGGAGCTGCATGCATATGCTCAAGCCCTGCCacctcaacagcagcagcagcaacatcagcaacaacagcaacaacaacaacgcttTGCTCAGCAACATCATACGTCACATCAAAcacatcatcataatcatcatgaGCAGCTGCCGCCAACACCGCCTCCATACCATGGGCCACCACAGGTAGATGCCGCC TCGTTCCGCACTTCATCGCCTAGTGGCAGCATCTATGCGCAACCCAAACTGGTGAACAACATGTCCAGCTTTCGCACCAGCAGCCCCAGCCCCAATGGCCATGCCCATCCACTGCCACCGACACAGCCCAAGGCGAATCCGAATCTAATTGCACAGCTCAATGCACGGCtcaacagcaagcagcaacagcaacagcaccaacaacaacaacagcaacatgttgccgaGGGCATTTATGGCAACGCTGGTGGAGTAGGAGTAGGAGGAGGTGAATCCATTTACATGCGTGGCGGCAATGGTTTGTCCatgtcacagcagcagcaacagcagcaacactacGACG CAGCTgcgcaagcaacagcaaacatgcgacaacaccaacagcagcaccagctgcaacagcaacaacagcaacattatACATGTCCACCACCGCTTGAAGAtccgccaccgccgcccaTTTATTCAGCAACCATGCCCAAGAAAATGGCACGCCCCAGTGTTggtcacagcaacagcaacaacatgggCAACCATTTGGTCAACGCATATGCTGCTGCCTCCAACAGTGCCACGTTGCCCAAAAACatattgcagcagcaacgcttgcagcaacaacaacagcagcagcaccagcagcaattgcaacagcagcaactacaacagcagcaatatcaACAGCCAACAGGCATCAACGTTGGCAATGGGCATGCTAATCAGCGACCTCCGATGCcgctgccacagcagcagcaacatgcccagcagcagcagcagcaacaacagcgacagccacCCATACCATCGCGTCATTCCAGTGTGCAGCAAAAGATATTCGTATCAACGAATCCATTCATTCAAACCACAGCCGTCAAGTTTCATTCGCCATCGTCGGTGCACTCGACGCCAGCTGCCTCGCCCACCTGTGGCTCGCCCGCATCATCGGCAACCATGGCCAGCATTTATGGCACCACGGCTCGTGGCGGTGCTGCacaccatcagcagcaacagcagcagcaataccatcatcagcaacagcaacatcaacagcagcagcagcagcagcaacaacattattaTCGCGATGTTGCtggcggcaacagcaatggcgGCGTTTATTATGCCAGCCACAATAACGTCCATGCCCACGGACACTCGAACGCCCACGCACACGCCAATGCCAACGCAAATGTGAacgcgaatgcgaatgcgcaTACGCCCCATATGCCCCATGTCCAGGCACATCATTCAA ACTATGCCACAAGCACCAATATCGAAAAGACTGGCAGCATACGTGCCAAGACCAAGGCTGAATTTCTCGAGAATCTCAATGCGAAGTTGGCCAAGCAGGGCATGTCTGGACGTGCATTTGCAGTGCGAAATCTGATCAATAGCAAGGCCCTG CCGGATCCACGTATATGTCATGAGTCGTTGATGGATCAGATAAAACGAGGCGCGACCCTGAAGAGGAATCAGAAGATCAACGATCGCAGTGCGCCcaaaatacattaa